One part of the Caproiciproducens sp. CPB-2 genome encodes these proteins:
- a CDS encoding branched-chain amino acid ABC transporter permease produces the protein MTNFLQNLINGLVAGSYYAVLGMGLTIIWGVLKIINVAHGDFYMLGAYLLYTFLTMVGVPVIPAVILAVLVAAVLAMILERAVLTPALTRDSMGNSPFVITLGISILLQNFVQLIYGERYKSVPYFNDAIIKFLGVTLAAQRIIVVIVAFLAMFAAMLFIRKTRFGWAISATSQNTFAATLMGIDTKKIYMFTFGLAAGMTALSGGLLAPIYGINPWMGASIQLKSFVVCVIGGFGNIGGSIVAGLLLGLIESFAVQYIGTDWQNVLAYSLLILMFWFKPNGLFEKKGH, from the coding sequence ATGACAAATTTTTTACAGAATTTAATCAACGGTTTGGTCGCCGGTTCCTATTACGCGGTTCTGGGGATGGGGCTGACCATCATTTGGGGCGTTTTAAAGATTATCAATGTGGCCCACGGCGATTTTTATATGCTGGGCGCCTATCTGTTATATACCTTTTTAACCATGGTTGGAGTCCCCGTAATCCCGGCCGTCATTCTTGCGGTTCTCGTCGCCGCCGTTCTGGCGATGATCCTGGAGCGCGCAGTCCTTACGCCGGCTTTGACACGGGACAGCATGGGGAATTCCCCGTTTGTTATTACGCTTGGAATATCCATTTTGCTGCAGAATTTCGTACAGTTGATTTACGGTGAGAGATATAAAAGCGTCCCCTATTTTAACGACGCCATTATCAAATTTCTGGGCGTTACCCTGGCGGCTCAGCGGATCATCGTTGTGATCGTGGCGTTTCTCGCTATGTTCGCCGCCATGCTTTTCATCCGGAAAACAAGATTTGGCTGGGCGATTTCGGCAACCTCGCAAAACACGTTCGCCGCGACCCTGATGGGAATCGACACGAAAAAGATTTATATGTTTACCTTCGGATTAGCCGCCGGGATGACGGCGCTGTCCGGCGGCCTGCTCGCTCCGATTTACGGGATCAACCCCTGGATGGGCGCCAGCATTCAGCTGAAATCCTTTGTGGTCTGCGTCATCGGGGGGTTCGGTAATATCGGCGGTTCCATCGTAGCCGGACTTCTGCTGGGATTGATCGAAAGCTTTGCGGTACAGTATATCGGAACGGACTGGCAGAATGTCCTGGCCTACAGCCTGCTGATTCTCATGTTCTGGTTTAAGCCGAATGGACTTTTTGAAAAGAAGGGACATTAG
- a CDS encoding branched-chain amino acid ABC transporter permease: MKLFDHKKSKRNASAAFFLVLLILPVLIRLVCDNSQQNYFLNIFIMCFYWAALTSSWNLVAGYLGIFSMAHQVFFGIGAYATAMFGLYAGTSPWLGFLVGGVCAALVSVVIAVPCLRLKKAPYIIIATMVLAEIVRLVFTNLKTWTRGSSGFWQIRSYENISGIDFSGVDKIPYYYLILIIFAVIVGACVYIVKSPTGLAMEAIRESQEAAEAIGVNIARTKIKVFVVSAFMAGVVGAFYAHYMKILTPDAMFGQNLMTEFIAMSLFGGTGIISGPIFGAFFITILMESLKSLANYKLFIYAGILILVMIFLPGGVLNSKSEFTSGTNKLKKHFNKKSGKAAQTK; this comes from the coding sequence ATGAAACTATTTGATCATAAAAAGTCCAAAAGGAATGCTTCCGCCGCGTTTTTCCTGGTGCTGCTCATTTTGCCGGTCCTGATCCGTCTGGTTTGTGACAACAGCCAGCAGAACTATTTCCTGAACATTTTCATCATGTGCTTTTATTGGGCGGCGCTTACTTCCTCCTGGAACCTGGTGGCGGGCTATCTTGGGATTTTCAGCATGGCCCATCAGGTTTTCTTCGGGATCGGCGCGTATGCTACGGCGATGTTCGGCCTGTATGCCGGAACATCCCCCTGGCTCGGCTTTCTGGTCGGCGGCGTTTGCGCGGCATTGGTCAGTGTCGTGATTGCCGTCCCCTGTCTGCGGCTGAAAAAGGCGCCTTATATCATCATAGCGACCATGGTTTTGGCGGAAATCGTCAGGCTTGTCTTTACAAACCTCAAGACCTGGACCAGAGGCTCCAGCGGCTTCTGGCAGATCCGTTCGTATGAAAACATCTCCGGAATCGACTTCAGCGGCGTCGATAAAATCCCATATTATTATTTAATCCTTATCATTTTCGCGGTGATTGTAGGCGCCTGCGTTTACATCGTAAAATCTCCGACGGGCCTGGCCATGGAAGCCATTCGCGAATCGCAGGAAGCGGCGGAGGCAATCGGGGTAAATATCGCCAGAACCAAAATCAAGGTTTTTGTTGTCAGCGCGTTCATGGCCGGCGTAGTTGGCGCTTTTTATGCGCACTATATGAAAATCCTGACTCCGGACGCCATGTTCGGTCAGAATCTGATGACGGAATTTATCGCGATGAGCTTATTCGGCGGCACAGGGATTATCAGCGGTCCCATTTTCGGCGCTTTCTTTATTACGATTTTAATGGAATCCTTAAAATCGCTTGCCAATTATAAGCTGTTTATCTACGCAGGGATCTTAATTCTGGTAATGATCTTTCTTCCCGGCGGAGTTTTAAACAGCAAATCGGAATTTACCAGCGGCACCAATAAGCTGAAAAAACATTTTAATAAAAAATCCGGCAAAGCAGCCCAGACGAAGTGA
- a CDS encoding aspartate aminotransferase family protein, whose protein sequence is MLKDELPKIITKTVPGEKSEALIARREKATPGAIRCVYPCAMKRAQGAMIEDLDGNLFLDWIGGVGVLNIGHCHPEVVEAVREQAGKYFHGMFNIVTHEGYVALAEKMNEIVPVRGAVKKTFFANSGAEADENAVKIAKAYTKRPNIIVFSGAFHGRTMLTMAMTSKKSYALGMGPFPDGVYRAEFPYLYRCPGNMTEAEAIDYYIGKIYKVFEEASPADQVAAVVVEPLQGEGGFIPAPIEWVKALRKICDEKGILLVADEVQSGFGRTGKMFASCYWKEADCEPDIIASAKSIAGGVPLSAITARAEILDAVPAGVIGGTFGGNALACAAALKVIEVMERDRLCERSLEIGEKIRTTFNKWKEKYAVVGDVRGLGGMVGIEFVKDKKTKEPNAPLVSALIKECAAHGLLIENAGTYGNVVRFLAPLVITDAQLDAGLSILEDAIQKCM, encoded by the coding sequence ATGCTGAAAGACGAGCTGCCAAAGATTATTACAAAAACCGTGCCGGGTGAAAAATCCGAAGCCTTGATCGCAAGGAGGGAAAAAGCGACGCCCGGAGCGATCCGATGTGTTTACCCCTGCGCAATGAAACGGGCACAGGGCGCCATGATAGAGGACCTGGACGGAAACCTTTTCCTTGACTGGATCGGCGGCGTGGGCGTGCTGAATATCGGCCACTGCCATCCGGAAGTGGTTGAGGCCGTCAGGGAGCAGGCCGGAAAATATTTTCATGGAATGTTCAATATTGTAACGCATGAAGGTTATGTCGCGTTGGCGGAGAAGATGAATGAAATCGTTCCCGTAAGGGGCGCGGTCAAAAAAACCTTCTTTGCCAACAGCGGCGCCGAAGCGGATGAAAATGCGGTGAAAATTGCGAAGGCCTATACGAAGCGGCCCAATATCATCGTTTTTTCAGGCGCCTTCCACGGCAGGACCATGCTGACGATGGCCATGACGTCAAAGAAATCGTACGCGTTGGGGATGGGACCTTTTCCGGACGGTGTTTATCGCGCCGAATTTCCCTATCTTTACAGATGCCCGGGCAATATGACGGAAGCGGAAGCAATCGATTACTATATCGGAAAAATCTACAAAGTGTTTGAAGAGGCCTCGCCCGCCGATCAGGTCGCCGCCGTTGTGGTCGAACCCCTGCAGGGAGAAGGCGGATTTATCCCCGCGCCAATCGAATGGGTGAAAGCGCTTCGCAAAATCTGCGATGAAAAAGGGATTCTTCTGGTCGCGGACGAGGTCCAGTCGGGCTTTGGGCGCACGGGTAAAATGTTTGCAAGCTGCTACTGGAAAGAAGCGGACTGCGAGCCGGACATCATTGCCTCCGCCAAATCAATCGCCGGCGGCGTGCCGCTGAGCGCGATTACAGCCCGCGCTGAAATTCTGGACGCGGTTCCGGCCGGCGTGATCGGCGGAACCTTTGGCGGAAACGCGCTTGCCTGCGCCGCGGCCCTGAAGGTGATCGAAGTCATGGAAAGGGATCGTTTGTGCGAACGTTCTCTGGAAATCGGCGAGAAAATCCGGACGACGTTCAATAAATGGAAGGAAAAATACGCGGTTGTCGGAGACGTCAGAGGCCTTGGCGGAATGGTCGGAATTGAGTTTGTCAAAGATAAGAAAACAAAGGAGCCCAACGCTCCGCTTGTTTCAGCCTTGATCAAAGAATGCGCCGCTCACGGCCTGCTGATTGAAAACGCGGGTACCTATGGAAATGTCGTCCGTTTTTTGGCCCCGCTCGTAATCACGGACGCGCAGCTGGATGCGGGCCTTTCGATTTTGGAAGACGCGATACAAAAGTGTATGTGA
- a CDS encoding cytidylate kinase-like family protein, which produces MRNYVITIARGFGSGGKDIATMLSQDLGIPVYEKQILQMASEVSGIAEGLFYDVDEKLKGSYLTNMLKKVPFSTVAEPSEKDFISDVNLFNIQAEIIRNLANTESCVIIGKCADYLLRNYENVISVYVEAPRADCVKSIMSKLRVDEDEANQMIHRTDKYRAEYYKYYTGGGNWTNPINYDMTLNSARIGRKKCVELIKDYIKIKLDTKEEQGVQS; this is translated from the coding sequence ATGAGAAATTATGTGATTACAATCGCGAGAGGCTTTGGCAGCGGCGGAAAAGATATTGCAACCATGCTTTCTCAGGATCTGGGCATTCCGGTTTATGAGAAGCAGATCCTTCAGATGGCCTCTGAGGTGAGCGGGATTGCGGAAGGGCTGTTCTACGATGTCGACGAAAAATTAAAGGGCAGTTATCTCACCAATATGCTGAAAAAGGTCCCCTTTTCCACTGTGGCTGAGCCAAGCGAGAAGGATTTTATTTCGGACGTCAATTTGTTCAACATTCAGGCGGAAATTATCCGCAACCTTGCCAATACGGAATCCTGCGTGATCATCGGAAAATGCGCCGATTACCTTTTGAGGAATTATGAAAATGTCATCAGCGTGTATGTGGAAGCTCCGAGGGCGGACTGCGTGAAGTCCATCATGAGCAAGCTCCGGGTCGATGAGGACGAGGCAAACCAGATGATACACAGGACCGATAAATATCGCGCGGAGTACTATAAATATTACACCGGCGGCGGGAATTGGACCAATCCGATCAACTACGACATGACCTTGAACAGCGCCAGAATAGGACGGAAAAAATGTGTGGAGCTGATCAAGGACTATATTAAAATTAAGCTCGATACCAAGGAAGAGCAGGGTGTACAGTCATGA
- a CDS encoding 4-hydroxybutyrate dehydrogenase, whose translation MKQLFIRPTIYQYSTCAEFAEEFKIGRGDLLITNGYIYKPFLAALNLQCDVLLKEKYGAGEPSDEMAEAMYRDVKGGYKRIIAVGGGSVIDLSKLFALKNGSPVLDLFDGKLPLVKDKELVIVPATCGTGSEVTNISILALNSRGTKKGLAADALYADSAVLIPELLNSLPFRFFSTSSIDALVHAVESALSPKATDATKMFSYKAIDMILRGYKEIRDKGPDARTPLLGDFLTASNYAGIAFGNAGCAAVHALSYPLGAIYHVPHGEANYAMFTGVLKNYMELKSDGEIAALNRFLADILACGADRVYEELEKLLDILIPKKALHEYGVTEQKLEAFTDSVMRNQGRLMANNFVELDQKRVYKIYKELF comes from the coding sequence ATGAAACAGCTTTTTATCAGGCCAACCATCTACCAATATTCCACCTGTGCGGAATTCGCGGAGGAATTCAAAATCGGGCGGGGAGATCTGCTCATTACGAACGGATATATTTACAAGCCTTTCTTGGCGGCGCTGAATCTGCAGTGCGACGTGCTCCTGAAGGAAAAATATGGCGCGGGCGAGCCGTCCGATGAGATGGCCGAAGCCATGTACAGGGACGTCAAAGGCGGCTATAAGCGTATTATTGCGGTCGGCGGCGGTTCCGTCATTGATCTTTCCAAACTGTTCGCGCTCAAAAACGGATCGCCCGTTCTGGATCTTTTCGACGGGAAGCTGCCCCTTGTAAAAGATAAGGAACTGGTGATCGTACCGGCAACCTGCGGGACCGGAAGCGAAGTTACCAATATCTCTATTCTCGCACTCAACAGCCGGGGGACCAAAAAAGGGCTGGCCGCGGACGCATTGTACGCGGACAGCGCCGTACTGATTCCGGAATTGCTGAACAGCCTTCCCTTCCGGTTTTTTTCAACCAGCTCGATCGACGCGCTGGTTCATGCGGTTGAATCCGCCCTTTCACCGAAAGCGACGGACGCGACAAAAATGTTCAGCTATAAAGCCATTGATATGATTTTAAGAGGTTACAAGGAAATCCGGGATAAGGGACCCGATGCAAGGACTCCGCTGCTCGGCGATTTTCTGACGGCAAGCAATTACGCCGGCATCGCGTTTGGGAACGCGGGCTGCGCGGCGGTGCACGCGTTAAGCTATCCGTTGGGCGCAATCTATCATGTTCCTCACGGCGAGGCCAATTACGCCATGTTCACCGGTGTGCTGAAAAATTACATGGAACTGAAAAGCGACGGTGAAATCGCGGCGCTCAATCGGTTCCTTGCGGATATTTTAGCCTGCGGCGCGGATCGCGTTTACGAGGAACTGGAGAAGCTGCTGGATATCCTGATACCGAAAAAGGCCCTTCATGAATATGGGGTGACGGAACAAAAGCTGGAAGCGTTTACCGACTCGGTCATGCGAAACCAGGGCCGCCTGATGGCCAATAACTTTGTGGAGCTCGATCAGAAGAGAGTTTATAAAATTTATAAGGAACTGTTTTAA
- a CDS encoding amidohydrolase, translating to MSKILLYNGEVITVNAKDEIAQAVLIEGNKIQFVGSDEEAFKRCDESTQKIDVKGNTVLPGFIETHIHTASRVVLTKGIDLSRKSGILNIEDLLNRIKENAAALKKGEWLQCHGLTFENLEEQRWPTRWELDRVSPDNPVAITHSSGHTGLYNTKAFELCHVLDGRIDYPDEHVVKDENNVPNGVMKEVGHFKILDVIDQFNPVTEEKLVQTLMESSKLMNSVGITTAHDAGATGTTTIRAMQKAVKSGKLTVRMYPMLFTLMGKDLNINFVNAQIQSGFVTGFGDEYMKIGPVKIMVDGSGASGTCATRQPMSHNGKTMPPSMTQEEVDDIVVRAHRAGFQITAHCIGDKGVEMVLDAYEKAQKEFPRENCRHRIEHCMIAEPDLLERIRKLEVIPTFNPAFINLWGVSFNKYYQGSRQKYLIPMRSAIDRGIVCTAASDWECIPDIRPIQGIASAMDRTVYANGEKVAENQAISLMEAIRCYTYSAAYAGFDEGIKGSLEAGKLADVVVLDGRITEKTPREISKMSVVKTIFDGRTVYEK from the coding sequence ATGAGTAAAATTTTATTGTATAACGGGGAAGTCATTACCGTAAATGCGAAGGATGAAATCGCACAAGCGGTCCTGATCGAAGGAAACAAAATTCAATTCGTTGGGTCCGATGAAGAAGCGTTCAAACGATGCGATGAATCGACTCAAAAAATCGATGTGAAGGGAAATACCGTCCTGCCGGGATTTATCGAAACACATATCCATACGGCTTCCAGAGTCGTTCTGACCAAGGGAATCGATTTGTCCCGAAAATCCGGCATCCTGAATATCGAAGACCTTCTGAACCGTATCAAAGAAAACGCGGCCGCCCTGAAAAAGGGGGAATGGCTGCAGTGCCATGGCCTGACTTTTGAAAATCTGGAGGAACAACGCTGGCCGACCAGATGGGAGCTCGACCGCGTTTCCCCGGACAATCCGGTTGCGATCACTCATTCCAGCGGGCACACCGGCCTGTATAATACGAAGGCTTTTGAGCTTTGCCATGTCCTGGACGGCCGAATCGACTATCCGGACGAACATGTGGTAAAGGATGAAAACAACGTTCCGAACGGAGTCATGAAAGAAGTAGGTCATTTTAAGATTCTGGATGTTATTGATCAATTCAATCCCGTCACGGAAGAAAAGCTCGTTCAGACTCTGATGGAATCGTCGAAACTCATGAACAGCGTCGGCATCACGACGGCTCACGATGCGGGCGCAACCGGGACTACGACAATCCGGGCAATGCAAAAAGCAGTGAAATCGGGAAAGCTTACCGTCAGGATGTACCCCATGCTGTTTACCCTGATGGGCAAGGATTTAAACATCAATTTTGTAAACGCCCAGATTCAGTCCGGGTTCGTTACCGGCTTTGGCGACGAATATATGAAAATCGGACCGGTCAAGATCATGGTCGACGGGTCGGGGGCGTCCGGAACCTGTGCGACACGGCAGCCCATGAGCCATAACGGCAAGACGATGCCGCCCTCCATGACGCAGGAGGAAGTGGACGACATCGTCGTAAGGGCGCATCGGGCGGGCTTCCAGATTACGGCGCACTGTATCGGCGATAAAGGCGTGGAGATGGTTCTGGACGCTTATGAGAAAGCGCAGAAAGAATTTCCGCGTGAAAACTGCAGGCACAGAATCGAACATTGCATGATTGCGGAACCGGATCTGTTGGAACGTATCCGGAAATTGGAGGTCATCCCAACGTTCAATCCCGCGTTCATTAATCTCTGGGGTGTCTCCTTCAATAAGTATTATCAGGGAAGCCGTCAGAAATACCTGATTCCCATGCGCAGCGCGATCGACAGAGGGATTGTCTGCACGGCGGCGTCCGACTGGGAGTGCATCCCGGATATCCGGCCCATTCAGGGAATTGCCTCCGCGATGGACAGGACGGTTTATGCAAACGGGGAAAAGGTTGCGGAAAACCAGGCGATTTCCCTGATGGAAGCGATCCGCTGCTATACCTATTCCGCGGCGTACGCGGGGTTTGACGAAGGTATCAAAGGAAGCCTTGAAGCGGGAAAACTGGCCGATGTGGTTGTCCTGGACGGCAGGATTACAGAGAAGACACCGCGTGAAATCAGCAAAATGTCGGTGGTAAAAACGATTTTCGACGGCAGGACCGTTTATGAAAAATAA
- a CDS encoding BglG family transcription antiterminator, producing MIFINRRAIDILTDIASKKKHYSLSTLSKKENRTERTVRTDLGVINDYLVRSGFPEITVQKDGLFDLEADLFSVQELISHIDFYDYSISREERLRISSLLLICHAGFITLQQVAVFMNVSRSTVANDLEALHESLAVSGLVLSSHPNRGVRVIGDEKKVRLLFFRFMREDPLLVRIFFNQGSVEQFLPALGKSLDDTMLVIRKLITESENLHTVFLSEDSFTQIQYVLLFSVLRTKNGNFLSGPDSLPEQKDRRQIAIHLYKNIIQYFQLSYSPGELRLLNEQMAHLHYIERQADNSNIVEVQTITRKFIEAVSGSLAVNLNTDYSLFEGLSNHLGSAFERDQNLPDFPEGHDILEEYPQVRDVIDEHAHIIQKYINRDLSDTEKEYIAVYLCAAIEKMHNITCINVVLICNSGIGTSQLLKVRIKKLFPFNIVGVITSYELGKVRRGEVDLIISTVPVRNSPVDSVTVTPLLNDEDYMKIGRKVEQIKNRGAPVDRSGRGISFSGPKEIMEKISPYLSSDKELEREVADTVQEYFRKIPSGFHRECMLSDFLTQDFIRLDVDCADWRDAVRQAGGILLGHEYISAGYIESMIQNVERNGPYIVISPGFALPHSGKDDGVKKVGMSLIRLKQPVCFDVGILDPVQLVCCLCAINNTTHLNALFHLVNLLAVSRFKQDLLHAETAEEAAEVIAGYEYNLT from the coding sequence GTGATTTTCATTAATCGAAGAGCGATTGACATCCTGACGGATATTGCGTCGAAAAAGAAGCATTACAGCTTGTCCACTCTGTCGAAGAAGGAAAACAGGACGGAGCGTACCGTCCGTACGGACCTCGGGGTCATCAACGATTACCTCGTGCGCAGTGGCTTCCCGGAAATCACGGTTCAGAAGGACGGCCTGTTCGACCTGGAGGCAGACCTGTTCTCCGTGCAGGAGCTGATCTCCCACATCGATTTTTACGATTATTCGATTTCCCGTGAAGAACGGCTCCGAATCTCTTCTCTTTTGCTGATCTGTCATGCCGGTTTCATTACGCTGCAGCAGGTGGCTGTTTTTATGAATGTTTCGCGTTCGACGGTCGCGAATGATCTGGAGGCGCTGCATGAGAGCCTCGCTGTCAGTGGGCTGGTGCTGTCTTCGCACCCGAACAGGGGCGTCAGGGTCATCGGGGATGAGAAGAAAGTCCGGCTTTTGTTTTTCCGGTTCATGCGGGAAGATCCGCTGCTTGTCAGAATATTTTTCAATCAGGGCAGTGTGGAGCAGTTCCTTCCTGCTCTCGGAAAAAGTCTGGACGACACGATGCTGGTCATCCGCAAGCTGATTACGGAATCCGAAAATCTGCATACCGTCTTTCTTTCAGAGGATTCCTTCACACAGATCCAGTATGTCCTTCTTTTTTCCGTGCTCAGGACGAAAAACGGAAATTTTCTGAGCGGACCGGACTCTCTGCCGGAACAGAAAGACCGGAGGCAGATCGCGATTCATTTATATAAAAACATCATCCAGTATTTTCAGTTGAGCTACAGCCCCGGCGAGTTGCGGCTGCTCAATGAACAGATGGCGCACCTGCATTACATTGAAAGACAGGCGGACAATTCCAATATTGTGGAAGTGCAGACCATCACCAGAAAATTCATCGAGGCTGTTTCGGGCTCACTGGCAGTGAATCTCAACACGGATTACAGTCTGTTCGAAGGCCTTTCCAACCATTTGGGCTCGGCCTTTGAACGGGACCAGAATTTACCGGATTTTCCCGAGGGACACGATATTCTTGAGGAATATCCGCAGGTGCGGGATGTGATCGACGAGCATGCGCATATCATTCAAAAATATATCAACCGGGACCTGTCGGATACCGAGAAGGAATATATCGCGGTTTATTTGTGCGCGGCCATCGAAAAGATGCACAACATTACGTGCATCAACGTTGTGCTGATCTGTAATAGCGGGATCGGAACCTCCCAGCTGCTGAAGGTGCGCATCAAAAAGCTGTTTCCCTTTAACATCGTGGGAGTCATCACCTCCTACGAGCTGGGCAAGGTTCGGCGCGGCGAGGTGGACCTGATCATCTCCACCGTGCCCGTTCGGAACAGTCCCGTGGACAGCGTGACTGTCACGCCGCTTCTGAACGACGAGGATTATATGAAGATCGGCCGGAAAGTGGAGCAGATCAAGAACCGTGGCGCGCCGGTGGACCGTAGCGGCCGCGGCATATCGTTCAGCGGTCCAAAAGAAATTATGGAGAAGATTTCCCCGTATCTGAGCAGCGATAAGGAACTGGAGCGGGAAGTCGCGGATACCGTACAGGAGTATTTCAGAAAAATCCCGTCGGGTTTTCACCGGGAATGTATGCTGTCCGACTTCCTGACGCAGGATTTTATCCGTCTTGACGTGGACTGCGCGGACTGGCGGGATGCCGTGCGGCAGGCGGGCGGCATTCTGCTGGGGCATGAATACATTAGCGCGGGCTACATTGAGAGCATGATTCAAAATGTAGAGAGAAACGGCCCCTATATCGTCATTTCACCGGGTTTTGCGCTGCCCCACAGCGGCAAGGACGACGGGGTCAAAAAGGTAGGCATGAGCCTGATCCGTTTAAAACAGCCCGTTTGCTTCGACGTGGGTATTCTGGACCCTGTCCAGCTTGTCTGCTGCCTTTGTGCAATCAACAATACGACTCACCTGAATGCGCTGTTCCATCTCGTCAACCTGCTCGCCGTCAGCCGGTTCAAGCAGGACCTGCTGCACGCGGAGACGGCGGAAGAAGCCGCGGAAGTGATCGCGGGCTATGAATACAACCTGACCTGA
- a CDS encoding bifunctional 4-hydroxy-2-oxoglutarate aldolase/2-dehydro-3-deoxy-phosphogluconate aldolase, producing the protein MSVLKNFPKMTIIMRGSPYDQVRCVAEAMKKAGTCSVEISMTSSDALDIIKKLSEEFAGDLLVGAGTVRNMADAVAAVRAKAKFLLSPVIMEREMIEYAHENNVLAIPGAFSPSEIYQMYLSGADIVKVFPVSTLELGYGKAVKAPLGNIPLMGVGGVGLSNAAALLKSGIDYLGIGGKMFEKEDIVAGNVANLARSIEKYKQAIGVI; encoded by the coding sequence ATGTCTGTTTTAAAAAATTTTCCGAAAATGACTATTATCATGCGGGGAAGCCCGTATGACCAGGTACGCTGCGTAGCCGAGGCCATGAAAAAAGCCGGTACGTGTTCCGTTGAGATTTCCATGACCTCTTCGGACGCGCTGGATATCATTAAAAAGCTTTCGGAGGAATTTGCCGGAGACCTTCTGGTGGGTGCCGGTACTGTGCGGAACATGGCAGACGCTGTCGCCGCCGTCCGCGCGAAGGCCAAATTCCTCCTGTCCCCCGTCATCATGGAGCGGGAAATGATTGAATATGCCCATGAAAACAATGTGCTTGCGATTCCCGGCGCCTTCAGTCCCAGCGAAATTTACCAGATGTATTTGTCCGGCGCCGATATCGTCAAGGTTTTCCCGGTCAGCACGCTGGAGCTTGGCTATGGCAAAGCCGTCAAGGCCCCGCTTGGCAACATCCCGCTGATGGGAGTCGGCGGCGTGGGGCTTTCCAACGCCGCCGCGCTGCTGAAAAGCGGGATCGACTATCTCGGAATCGGCGGCAAGATGTTTGAAAAAGAGGATATCGTTGCGGGGAACGTCGCCAATCTGGCGCGGAGCATTGAAAAATACAAACAAGCAATTGGAGTGATCTGA
- a CDS encoding PTS sugar transporter subunit IIA — translation MEKIVITPEDVYIHLKYRSREEVLSFLTNRLVEKKRVQKEYVQAILDRERQYPTGLYTGEISVAMPHADYRLVDESAIIIGVLDAPVTFRQMSDPDAEVAVSVVILLALKDPHGHTDVLKRVTDLIQEQGALKKITEAASRKDIYGIISKYF, via the coding sequence TTGGAAAAAATTGTGATAACCCCAGAGGATGTCTATATCCATCTGAAATACAGGAGCAGGGAGGAGGTGCTGAGCTTTCTCACCAACCGGCTCGTTGAAAAAAAACGGGTGCAAAAGGAATATGTACAGGCGATTCTGGACCGCGAGCGCCAGTATCCGACGGGCCTTTACACCGGGGAGATCAGCGTGGCCATGCCGCACGCCGACTACAGGCTTGTCGACGAGTCCGCTATTATCATCGGCGTGCTGGATGCTCCGGTGACGTTCCGCCAGATGAGTGACCCCGACGCGGAAGTGGCGGTTTCTGTGGTGATTCTGCTGGCCCTGAAGGACCCCCACGGGCACACCGATGTTCTGAAACGGGTCACGGACCTGATACAGGAACAGGGCGCCCTGAAGAAAATTACGGAAGCCGCCTCCCGCAAGGACATTTACGGTATCATCAGCAAATATTTCTGA
- a CDS encoding PTS sugar transporter subunit IIB: protein MKKVLVACGNGIATSTIAAVKIKEACEEKKIPVSITQCKILEVPSKAEDYDLIVTTGKFQDPSIKIPIFSAISLLTGIGAEETIEKITDFLSK, encoded by the coding sequence ATGAAAAAAGTTTTGGTTGCCTGCGGCAACGGAATCGCGACCTCTACCATCGCCGCCGTCAAAATCAAAGAGGCGTGCGAGGAGAAGAAAATCCCTGTTTCGATTACGCAGTGCAAAATCCTGGAGGTCCCCTCCAAGGCGGAGGATTATGACCTGATCGTCACCACGGGGAAATTTCAGGACCCATCCATCAAAATCCCGATTTTCAGCGCGATTTCCCTGCTGACCGGAATCGGCGCGGAAGAGACCATTGAGAAGATAACGGATTTTCTGAGCAAGTAA